Proteins co-encoded in one Lynx canadensis isolate LIC74 chromosome C1, mLynCan4.pri.v2, whole genome shotgun sequence genomic window:
- the LOC115520895 gene encoding cytochrome P450 4A11-like, translated as MSVSVLSLTRPLGSVSGLLQVASLLGLALLLLKAAQLYLHRQWLLKAVQHFPSPPSHWLFGDIQEFQDGQELQKLQKRAEKYPCASPRWLWGSKVTLVVYDPDYMKVILGRSDPKSHGFYRFLAPWLGYGLLLLNGQMWFQHRRMLTPAFHYGILKPYVGLMDDSVRVMLDKWEDLIRQNSYVEIFEHVSLMTLDTIMKCAFSYQGSHQAHRISQSYIQAIQDLSNLFFSRVRNVFHQDDIIYRLTPEGRWNHRACQIAHQHTDRVIKLRKAQLQEEGDLEKVRSKRHLDFLDILLFARTEDGSSLSDKDLRAEVDTFMFEGHDTTASGICWILYALATHPEHQQRCREEVQSLLGDGTSITWDHLDQMPYTTMCIKEALRLYPPVPGIGRELNKPITFPDGRSLPKGFQVSLSIYALHHNPNVWPNPEEFDPSRFAPGSARHSHAFLPFSGGARNCIGKQFAMSEMKVAVALTLLRFELAPDPSRVPVPWPRIVLRSKNGIHLHLRKLL; from the exons ATGAGTGTCTCTGTACTGAGCCTCACCAGACCCTTGGGCAGTGTCTCCGGACTCCTGCAAGTGGCCTCTCTGCTAGGCCTGGCTCTGCTGTTGCTCAAGGCAGCACAGCTCTACCTGCACAGGCAGTGGCTGCTCAAAGCAGTCCAGCACTTCCCGTCCCCTCCTTCCCACTGGCTCTTCGGGGACATCCAGGAG TTCCAAGATGGCCAAGAGCTACAAAAGCTtcagaaaagggcagagaaataCCCGTGTGCCAGTCCTCGCTGGCTGTGGGGGAGCAAAGTTACCCTCGTAGTCTATGACCCGGACTACATGAAGGTGATCCTGGGGCGATCAG ACCCAAAGTCTCATGGCTTCTACAGATTCCTGGCTCCCTGGTTAG GGTATGGTTTGCTCCTGTTGAATGGTCAGATGTGGTTCCAACACCGGCGGATGCTGACCCCAGCCTTCCACTATGGCATCCTgaagccctacgtggggctcatgGATGACTCTGTCCGCGTGATGCTG GACAAATGGGAGGACCTCATCAGACAGAACTCATATGTGGAGATCTTTGAGCATGTCTCCTTGATGACCTTGGACACCATTATGAAGTGCGCCTTCAGCTACCAGGGCAGCCACCAAGCACACAG GATCTCCCAGTCCTACATCCAGGCCATTCAAGACCTGAGCAACCTGTTTTTTTCCCGAGTGAGGAATGTTTTCCACCAGGATGACATCATTTATAGGCTGACCCCTGAAGGCCGCTGGAACCACCGGGCCTGCCAGATTGCCCATCAACATACAG ACCGAGTGATCAAGCTGAGGAAGGCTCagctgcaggaggagggagaTCTGGAGAAGGTCAGGAGCAAGAGGCACTTGGACTTCCTGGACATCCTCCTCTTTGccaga ACGGAGGACGGCAGCAGTTTGTCTGACAAGGACCTCCGTGCCGAAGTGGACACGTTCATGTTTGAGGGCCATGACACCACAGCCAGTGGCATCTGCTGGATCCTCTATGCCCTGGCCACGCACCCTGAGCATCAGCAGAGGTGCCGGGAGGAGGTCCAGAGTCTTCTGGGGGATGGTACCTCCATCACCTG GGACCACCTAGACCAGATGCCTTACACCACCATGTGCATTAAAGAGGCACTGCGACTCTATCCACCAGTTCCGGGCATTGGCAGAGAGCTCAACAAGCCCATCACTTTCCCTGATGGACGTTCCTTACCCAAAG GATTCCAGGTGTCCCTCTCCATTTATGCCCTTCACCACAACCCGAATGTGTGGCCAAACCCAGAG GAGTTTGACCCTTCACGGTTTGCACCGGGTTCTGCCCGACACAGCCATGCTTTCTTGCCCTTCTCAGGAGGAGCAAG GAACTGCATCGGGAAGCAGTTTGCCATGAGCGAGATGAAGGTGGCGGTGGCCCTGACCCTGCTCCGCTTTGAGCTGGCGCCAGATCCTTCCAGGGTCCCTGTTCCCTGGCCAAGAATTGTGTTGAGGTCCAAGAATGGGATCCACCTGCATCTCAGGAAGCTCCTCTAA